Proteins from a single region of Flavobacteriales bacterium:
- a CDS encoding outer membrane beta-barrel protein, producing MKIRLLLLFVILHQVTFAQSADKGKTFIDLSVGMGGYHGMSNLNDNQNKDVNAGANAFQLNAGYVVKNGFSLGLEFRALRYLTDDDSASIVKEAAANCIAITSDYHFVNKQKFNAYAGFGLGGTRFNYLRSELDTTTLQYNKGRVYAQGALVDIHTGLRWCFTKHVGLFFRANYSFFPLNVTRFTVNGNDKEDMSYRKTTDVILNFRGLELKVGLSVYF from the coding sequence ATGAAAATCCGCTTACTCCTTCTGTTTGTCATTTTACACCAAGTAACCTTCGCTCAATCGGCCGATAAAGGAAAAACCTTCATTGATCTATCCGTAGGAATGGGAGGCTATCATGGCATGAGTAATTTGAACGATAATCAGAATAAAGATGTCAATGCAGGCGCCAATGCCTTTCAGCTGAATGCGGGTTATGTAGTAAAAAACGGATTTTCGTTGGGACTAGAATTCCGTGCTTTGCGTTATCTCACGGATGATGATTCGGCCAGCATTGTTAAAGAAGCCGCCGCGAATTGCATTGCCATTACCAGCGATTATCACTTTGTAAACAAACAGAAATTCAATGCCTACGCCGGATTTGGATTAGGAGGAACACGTTTTAATTATTTGCGCTCGGAATTAGATACCACTACCCTGCAATACAACAAAGGAAGAGTTTATGCTCAAGGTGCATTGGTTGACATCCATACCGGTTTACGTTGGTGCTTTACCAAACATGTTGGATTATTTTTCAGAGCCAATTACAGTTTTTTCCCTTTAAACGTAACCCGCTTTACGGTGAACGGCAACGATAAAGAAGACATGAGCTACAGAAAAACAACCGATGTAATTCTCAATTTCAGAGGACTGGAATTAAAGGTTGGATTGAGTGTTTATTTTTGA
- a CDS encoding DUF1572 domain-containing protein, with amino-acid sequence MQSEIHQALVEEFNRRVFRESIPRIKKCLNVLSEDEIWQSPGATLSSIGNLVLHLCGNARQWICSGLGKQTDLRERSLEFESGSRCSKSALLEKLNILQKDLSIVLNHLPESEWLNVRPVQGFRENGLSILIHVIEHFSYHTGQISAYTKQIKSMDLGYYEGLDLNQK; translated from the coding sequence ATGCAAAGTGAAATTCATCAGGCATTAGTAGAAGAATTTAACCGTAGAGTTTTCAGGGAAAGCATTCCCCGGATAAAAAAATGTTTGAATGTTCTTTCTGAAGATGAAATCTGGCAATCGCCTGGCGCAACGTTAAGTTCCATTGGTAATCTTGTTTTGCATCTCTGCGGAAATGCGCGTCAATGGATTTGCTCCGGATTAGGAAAGCAAACGGATCTTCGTGAACGAAGTTTAGAATTTGAATCCGGTTCCAGGTGCAGTAAATCTGCTTTATTGGAGAAATTAAATATTCTGCAGAAGGATCTATCAATCGTTTTAAATCACCTACCGGAAAGTGAATGGCTAAATGTCCGCCCTGTACAGGGATTCCGGGAAAACGGTTTGTCCATTCTTATTCATGTCATCGAACATTTTAGCTATCACACCGGGCAAATTTCTGCCTATACCAAACAGATAAAATCCATGGATTTGGGGTATTATGAAGGTCTTGATTTAAATCAAAAATAA
- a CDS encoding caspase family protein, whose amino-acid sequence MKSPLLIAFLLFVSFNLRAGNDQLVVQQGHTEDVLFLSVDPQGKTYATASRDKTVKVWEIRSGKLIKTITGFSFYVTKVGYSPEGNFLYMRGDLGTCKVYSTSDFVEVSDKFYDDPFPITQLNFGVNDDMLLFGNKGSAFIVNTKSWKKYLLSARVAGEVDHVVFDAATKKVSVRAKGGNPTEVDVSSILAKEEFNIGRIPSEHYPYRGELKENKIYIYDKNNSLIAVRTQPRVNVPSNAVFSPDKKFIAISFESSGDVVLFSVFDHAIRRINTGEKEIRAIQFSPDSKNLIVGWGSVLKLVNVFSLEEKSMYSHNGFITCAEISKDNKWLVSGSADGQLKVFDLTKNILASEFKAGGIVSALSIHPKGKMVAVAEDGHVMIYKMPVLKEDKIVIKGTGTRSTDFSGDGKFLVAQDAKTKRVMLYETGKDEPAKSFRDPSEHKTRSESAIKKQLFPVAFSTKGQYLISMGEEWVMHLRNTNDFAAVELKGHSSWANSFSFSSDDQWLISTSDDGSIRVWDVAGARNIVTMVFNDKDFVIANENNYYFTSKGGYDLVGFYQNGTVYPFEQFDLIMNRPDKVLLSLGSSNSELISALEFSWKRRMEKMGISSSSTGGTPPTCRIVNRDKIGIQTKTTELNLQLEAKSSGAKLDRLMVWINEVPIWGRNGFSLKKLNTGEWNKSISILLADGTNQIDVAVLDANGLESNRERIITDRPSPAQKPVLYYVGIGSGTFSNASFNLRYPGKDVTDMKSFLELQKPANYSAVKTLLITDEKVNRSSLKEVKTFLATAGRNDQVILFFAGHGVLDAGFNYFLSTHDMNFNSPDQNGIEYSQLENVLDSIAPLKKLFLIDACHSGEVDKDEITKGGTNEKSDDLAFRSVGDGFTVKHGMNGRTSTELLKELFADVRRGTGATIISSAGSAEFAMESGEWKNGLFTYVLLNGLKSGDADLDKNGHVSVTELLRYTGTVVDELSKGKQHPTTRSENVSLDFDLN is encoded by the coding sequence ATGAAATCCCCTCTTTTGATCGCTTTTTTACTATTCGTTTCGTTCAACCTGAGAGCTGGCAATGATCAGCTGGTGGTGCAGCAGGGACATACCGAAGATGTTTTGTTTTTGTCGGTAGATCCGCAAGGAAAAACCTATGCCACGGCTTCGCGTGATAAAACAGTGAAGGTTTGGGAAATCCGATCTGGGAAATTGATTAAAACCATAACGGGATTTTCATTTTATGTAACGAAAGTCGGATATAGTCCGGAAGGAAATTTTCTTTACATGCGGGGCGATTTGGGGACCTGTAAAGTGTATTCCACTTCGGATTTTGTGGAAGTAAGCGACAAATTTTATGATGATCCTTTTCCGATTACTCAATTGAATTTCGGCGTGAACGACGATATGTTGCTTTTCGGAAATAAAGGTTCGGCATTTATCGTGAATACCAAAAGCTGGAAAAAATATTTGTTATCAGCACGGGTTGCCGGAGAAGTGGATCATGTGGTGTTTGATGCCGCTACTAAAAAAGTGAGCGTAAGAGCCAAAGGAGGAAATCCAACGGAGGTGGACGTAAGTTCTATTTTGGCAAAAGAAGAATTCAATATCGGAAGAATTCCTTCGGAGCATTATCCGTATAGAGGCGAGTTGAAAGAAAACAAAATTTATATCTACGATAAAAATAATTCACTCATTGCAGTCCGCACCCAACCACGGGTAAATGTGCCCAGTAATGCCGTTTTTAGTCCCGATAAAAAATTCATTGCCATTTCATTTGAATCTTCCGGAGATGTGGTGTTGTTTTCGGTTTTCGATCATGCCATCCGACGCATCAACACCGGAGAAAAAGAAATTCGCGCTATTCAATTTTCACCCGATTCTAAAAACCTGATTGTTGGCTGGGGAAGCGTGTTGAAATTGGTGAATGTGTTTTCACTGGAAGAGAAATCCATGTATAGTCACAATGGTTTCATCACCTGTGCTGAGATTAGTAAGGATAATAAATGGCTGGTGAGCGGAAGTGCGGATGGACAATTAAAAGTGTTTGACTTAACCAAAAACATTCTTGCTTCAGAATTTAAAGCAGGTGGAATTGTAAGTGCATTAAGTATACATCCCAAAGGGAAAATGGTGGCAGTTGCAGAGGATGGTCATGTGATGATTTACAAAATGCCCGTTTTAAAAGAAGATAAAATAGTAATTAAGGGAACCGGAACCCGCAGCACCGATTTTTCGGGCGACGGAAAATTTCTGGTGGCGCAGGATGCCAAAACCAAGCGGGTGATGTTGTACGAGACCGGAAAAGATGAACCCGCAAAATCATTCCGCGATCCATCCGAACATAAAACAAGAAGCGAATCGGCCATTAAAAAACAACTTTTCCCTGTGGCATTTTCAACTAAAGGACAATACCTCATTTCCATGGGCGAAGAATGGGTGATGCACCTGCGCAATACCAACGATTTCGCAGCAGTGGAATTAAAAGGACATTCCAGTTGGGCCAATTCATTTTCATTTAGCAGCGACGACCAATGGTTAATCTCAACATCTGATGATGGATCAATTCGGGTATGGGATGTAGCAGGAGCACGAAACATTGTTACCATGGTGTTTAACGATAAAGATTTTGTTATTGCCAACGAAAACAATTATTATTTCACCAGTAAAGGAGGATATGATTTGGTCGGATTTTACCAAAACGGAACGGTGTATCCTTTTGAGCAATTTGATTTAATCATGAATCGTCCGGATAAAGTGCTTTTATCACTGGGTTCATCCAATAGTGAATTAATTTCTGCTTTAGAATTTTCCTGGAAACGCAGAATGGAAAAAATGGGAATTTCCTCCTCTTCAACAGGGGGTACGCCTCCAACTTGTAGAATCGTAAACAGAGATAAAATCGGAATTCAAACGAAAACGACGGAGTTGAACTTGCAATTGGAAGCAAAAAGTTCGGGAGCAAAATTAGATCGTTTAATGGTTTGGATTAATGAAGTGCCGATTTGGGGAAGGAATGGATTTTCACTTAAGAAATTAAATACCGGTGAATGGAATAAATCCATATCCATTCTTCTGGCCGATGGAACAAATCAAATCGATGTGGCCGTGCTCGATGCCAATGGGCTTGAATCGAATCGTGAGCGGATTATTACGGATCGTCCTTCTCCGGCACAAAAACCAGTATTGTATTATGTCGGAATTGGATCCGGTACCTTTTCTAACGCTTCATTTAATTTGCGCTACCCGGGCAAGGATGTTACTGATATGAAGTCCTTCCTCGAGTTGCAGAAACCTGCAAACTATAGTGCTGTAAAAACGTTGTTGATCACCGATGAAAAAGTCAATCGTTCATCATTAAAAGAGGTAAAAACATTTTTAGCAACTGCAGGAAGAAACGATCAGGTGATTTTGTTCTTTGCGGGACATGGAGTTCTTGATGCAGGGTTTAATTATTTTCTTTCTACCCACGACATGAATTTCAACAGTCCCGATCAAAATGGTATTGAGTATTCGCAACTGGAAAATGTTTTGGATAGCATTGCCCCACTCAAAAAATTATTTCTCATCGATGCTTGTCACAGTGGTGAAGTGGACAAAGATGAAATCACCAAAGGTGGTACAAATGAAAAGTCAGACGATCTTGCATTTCGGAGTGTGGGAGATGGATTTACGGTGAAACACGGAATGAATGGAAGAACTTCCACCGAATTATTAAAGGAATTATTTGCCGATGTGCGCAGGGGTACCGGTGCCACCATTATTTCATCGGCGGGTAGTGCCGAATTTGCAATGGAAAGCGGCGAATGGAAAAATGGATTGTTTACTTATGTGTTGTTAAACGGACTGAAATCCGGCGATGCCGATCTGGATAAAAACGGACATGTTTCCGTCACCGAATTACTTCGTTATACCGGCACCGTAGTGGATGAACTTTCTAAAGGAAAACAACATCCTACCACCCGCTCCGAAAACGTGTCGCTGGATTTCGACTTGAATTAA
- the typA gene encoding translational GTPase TypA, which translates to MQKLRNIAIIAHVDHGKTTLVDKMLLAGKLFKDHETPGELILDNNDLERERGITILAKNVSVQYKDYKINIIDTPGHADFGGEVERVLNMADGVLLLVDAFEGPMPQTRFVTSKALAMGLKPILVVNKVDKPNCTPEEAYESVFELMMNLDATDEQLDFPVVYGSAKQNWMGIDWKKPTGNIDALFEMIIEHIPAPKISEGTPQLLITSLDFSQYIGRFAIGRLQRGELKAGQQVSLVKRDGTIVKQRIKDLFVFEGFEKRKVESVQAGDICAVVGIEGFEIGDTIADAENPEALKTIDIEEPTMSMLFTINNSPFFGKEGKFVTSRHLKERLERELEKNLALRVKETNSADSFNVSGRGVLHLSVLIETMRREGYELQIGQPQVIFKEIDGVKCEPIEELTIDLPEEHAGKAIEMVSTRKGEMMNMSPKGDRMIMQFVIPSRGLIGLRNNMLTATAGEAVVTHRFKEYAPYRGEIPGRMNGSLISMETGDAIAYSINNLQDRGTFFIEVGEPIYEGQVVGENTRPGDMVVNITKTKKLTNMRASGSDDKMRIAPPVKFSLEEALEYIQGDEYVEVTPNNIRLRKIILTESDRKRASNTKLQL; encoded by the coding sequence ATGCAGAAGCTGAGGAATATCGCGATTATCGCACACGTTGACCATGGTAAAACCACGTTGGTTGACAAAATGCTGCTAGCCGGCAAATTATTTAAAGACCATGAAACACCCGGAGAGCTGATTCTCGATAATAACGACCTCGAAAGAGAACGCGGTATTACCATTCTCGCTAAGAACGTTTCTGTTCAGTACAAGGATTATAAAATTAACATCATCGACACCCCGGGCCACGCCGATTTCGGTGGAGAGGTTGAGCGCGTACTCAACATGGCAGACGGTGTATTGTTATTGGTTGATGCCTTTGAAGGTCCGATGCCACAAACACGCTTTGTAACTTCCAAAGCATTAGCGATGGGATTAAAACCTATTCTGGTGGTAAACAAAGTGGACAAACCCAACTGTACGCCTGAAGAGGCTTATGAGTCGGTGTTTGAACTGATGATGAACCTGGATGCTACAGACGAGCAATTGGATTTCCCTGTAGTTTATGGTTCTGCCAAACAAAACTGGATGGGTATCGATTGGAAAAAACCAACCGGAAACATCGATGCACTTTTTGAAATGATTATTGAGCATATTCCCGCTCCGAAAATTTCTGAAGGTACACCACAATTACTGATTACTTCACTCGATTTCTCCCAATACATCGGTCGCTTTGCCATCGGAAGATTACAACGCGGCGAATTGAAGGCGGGTCAACAAGTTTCATTGGTAAAACGCGATGGAACCATTGTTAAACAGCGTATCAAAGATTTATTTGTATTCGAAGGTTTTGAAAAACGCAAAGTAGAATCGGTGCAAGCCGGTGATATTTGTGCGGTGGTTGGAATTGAAGGTTTCGAAATTGGTGATACCATTGCCGATGCAGAAAATCCAGAAGCATTAAAAACGATCGATATCGAAGAGCCTACCATGAGTATGCTTTTCACTATTAATAACTCACCTTTCTTCGGTAAAGAAGGAAAATTCGTGACTTCCCGTCACTTGAAAGAACGTCTCGAACGTGAGTTGGAAAAAAATCTTGCATTACGTGTTAAAGAAACCAACTCGGCCGATTCTTTCAATGTATCCGGGCGTGGAGTACTTCACTTATCGGTACTTATTGAAACGATGCGTCGCGAAGGTTATGAATTACAGATTGGTCAGCCACAAGTTATCTTCAAAGAAATAGATGGTGTTAAATGCGAGCCGATCGAAGAATTAACCATCGACTTACCGGAAGAACACGCAGGAAAAGCCATTGAAATGGTTTCTACCCGTAAAGGCGAAATGATGAACATGTCACCAAAAGGAGATCGTATGATTATGCAATTCGTTATTCCTTCACGTGGATTAATCGGTTTGCGTAATAATATGCTTACGGCCACAGCGGGTGAAGCGGTAGTGACTCATCGCTTTAAAGAATATGCACCTTACCGTGGTGAGATTCCTGGTCGTATGAACGGATCTTTAATCTCCATGGAAACCGGCGATGCTATTGCCTACTCCATCAACAATCTTCAAGATCGCGGTACATTCTTTATTGAAGTAGGAGAACCGATTTATGAAGGACAGGTAGTAGGAGAAAATACTCGTCCCGGCGACATGGTGGTAAACATCACTAAAACAAAAAAACTCACCAACATGCGTGCATCCGGATCGGATGATAAAATGAGAATTGCACCTCCGGTGAAGTTTTCGCTTGAAGAAGCATTGGAATACATTCAGGGTGATGAGTATGTAGAAGTAACGCCAAACAACATTCGTCTTCGTAAAATTATTCTTACCGAAAGCGATCGTAAACGCGCATCAAATACTAAACTTCAGCTCTGA
- a CDS encoding NAD(P)/FAD-dependent oxidoreductase: MNHIVIVGGGTGGIMTAARLLGEKDMQVTLLEPAEFHYYQPAWTLVGANAYDFEKTKRKMADIMPKGVNWIREYADKVDAANNTVITCSGKVIKYDYLVLSPGLVYDMSQIEGLAEAIDKGVVCSNYTDPIHTLEVLKNFKGGNAVFTQPTTPIKCGGAPQKIAYLAADYFKKKGLDKNTNVIYATPGAAIFGVKEIRHTLEQVIARYGIHFKPHYAPVKIDADKKIITFKWVNASGNQCVINQDNSLKEEMKGDSLIEIPFDMLHLAPPQTAPDFIKDSDLANKDGWMDVDINTLQHKKYANIFGMGDAAALPTAKTGAAIRKQVPVVVASIKSMIANGKISDKSYNGYSSCPLVTGYGKMVLAEFDYQNNFTPDPKLKQMLVFDSSKEHLRLWWLKKYILPHLYWNKMLKGKEV, encoded by the coding sequence ATGAATCATATTGTTATTGTTGGCGGAGGTACCGGCGGAATTATGACTGCTGCCCGCTTATTAGGGGAAAAAGATATGCAGGTGACTTTACTCGAGCCTGCCGAATTTCATTATTATCAACCTGCCTGGACCCTCGTAGGGGCGAATGCGTACGATTTTGAGAAGACAAAAAGAAAGATGGCGGATATCATGCCAAAAGGGGTGAATTGGATCCGGGAATATGCCGATAAAGTGGATGCTGCCAATAACACGGTTATTACATGTTCCGGCAAAGTGATTAAATATGATTATTTAGTGTTATCACCGGGACTCGTTTACGATATGTCGCAAATTGAAGGATTGGCCGAGGCGATTGATAAGGGTGTGGTTTGCAGTAATTATACCGATCCGATACATACCTTGGAAGTGCTTAAAAATTTTAAAGGCGGAAATGCTGTTTTTACGCAACCTACTACGCCAATAAAATGTGGAGGAGCTCCTCAAAAAATCGCCTATCTGGCGGCTGATTATTTCAAGAAAAAAGGTCTCGACAAAAACACCAATGTTATTTATGCTACACCGGGAGCTGCCATTTTCGGAGTGAAAGAAATTCGCCATACACTTGAGCAGGTCATAGCCCGTTATGGTATTCACTTTAAACCGCATTATGCACCGGTTAAAATTGATGCCGATAAAAAAATCATCACATTTAAATGGGTTAATGCCAGCGGAAATCAATGTGTGATTAATCAGGATAATTCACTGAAGGAAGAAATGAAAGGTGATTCGCTTATTGAAATTCCGTTCGACATGCTTCATCTCGCACCACCGCAAACTGCTCCGGATTTTATTAAGGATTCCGATTTAGCGAATAAAGATGGTTGGATGGATGTGGACATTAACACCCTGCAACATAAAAAATACGCGAATATTTTCGGTATGGGCGATGCCGCAGCTTTACCTACTGCTAAAACAGGTGCTGCCATTCGAAAACAGGTCCCTGTTGTGGTAGCATCGATCAAATCAATGATCGCCAATGGAAAAATCAGTGATAAATCGTATAATGGATATTCGAGTTGTCCCTTGGTAACCGGATACGGTAAAATGGTTTTGGCAGAGTTCGATTATCAAAATAATTTTACCCCGGATCCGAAACTAAAACAAATGCTGGTGTTCGATTCTTCGAAAGAACATCTGCGTTTATGGTGGTTAAAAAAATATATTCTTCCTCATTTGTATTGGAATAAAATGCTCAAAGGCAAGGAAGTTTAG
- the htpG gene encoding molecular chaperone HtpG, translated as MTGFFRLVSPLMYFCQKNKTMSTTTGKINVQTENIFPIIKKFLYSDHEIFLRELVSNAVDATRKLKTLSSLGEFKGELGDLTVKVSVDKENKTITISDRGIGMSQEEVEKYINQVAFSGAKEFVEKYQDKAQGIIGNFGLGFYSSFMVSKRVEVITKSYRDEAAVKWECEGNPEYSISPSDKADRGTDIILHLADDSEEFADEFRVKEILRKYCKFLPVEIAMGKKKEKITNENGVEEEIERDDILNNPEPAWTKSPSSLKEEDYTSFYHELYPFAEEPLFHIHLNVDYPFNLTGILYFPKLKNNIEVQKNKIQLYSNQVFVTDQVEGVVPEFLMLLHGVIDSPDIPLNVSRSYLQSDANVKKISSHITKKVADKLEEMFKNDRADFEKKWDHIQVFIQYGMLTDEKFYERAQKFALLKNHEGNYYTPAEYTEKIKAIQTDKNNRIVYLYAPSTATHDNYIESAKERGYDVLIIEGPLAPHFISKLESKMENASFVRVDADTMDNLIKKDDQQPSKLSEKEQEELKPVYQELIDASKFTVQFESMSETDVPAMVTQTEFMRRMKEQEALGGGGFYGTLPEMYNLVVNSNHPITSKILKEENPERKKVITRQVVDLALLSQGLLKGKELSDFMKRTADLITKS; from the coding sequence ATGACAGGTTTTTTCAGACTGGTCTCTCCTTTGATGTATTTCTGCCAAAAGAATAAAACTATGAGTACTACTACAGGCAAAATCAATGTTCAGACGGAAAACATTTTTCCGATCATCAAGAAGTTTCTTTATTCCGATCATGAAATCTTTTTGCGCGAATTGGTTTCGAATGCAGTTGATGCCACCAGAAAACTTAAAACACTTTCTTCACTGGGTGAATTTAAAGGCGAGTTGGGCGACCTAACCGTAAAAGTTTCGGTGGATAAGGAAAACAAAACCATCACGATTAGTGACCGAGGGATTGGAATGAGTCAGGAAGAAGTTGAGAAATACATTAATCAGGTTGCCTTTTCCGGTGCCAAAGAATTCGTAGAAAAATACCAGGATAAAGCACAGGGAATCATTGGGAATTTCGGACTAGGATTTTATTCCTCCTTTATGGTTTCCAAACGCGTGGAAGTAATCACCAAAAGCTATCGCGACGAAGCCGCCGTTAAATGGGAATGCGAAGGAAATCCGGAGTACAGTATTTCACCGAGTGATAAAGCGGATCGTGGTACAGATATTATTTTACACCTGGCCGACGATTCAGAAGAATTTGCTGATGAATTCAGAGTAAAAGAAATTTTGCGCAAATACTGCAAATTCCTTCCCGTTGAAATTGCTATGGGTAAAAAGAAGGAGAAAATCACCAATGAAAATGGTGTAGAAGAAGAAATTGAAAGGGATGATATTCTCAATAATCCGGAACCAGCCTGGACCAAATCGCCATCCTCACTGAAAGAAGAAGATTATACTTCCTTCTACCACGAGTTATATCCATTTGCTGAAGAACCATTATTTCACATTCATTTGAATGTGGACTACCCCTTTAACCTGACAGGTATTTTATATTTTCCTAAACTGAAAAACAATATTGAAGTTCAAAAAAATAAAATTCAGCTATACAGCAATCAGGTATTTGTAACCGACCAGGTAGAAGGTGTTGTACCGGAATTCTTAATGCTGCTTCACGGTGTGATCGATTCTCCGGATATTCCATTGAACGTTTCGCGCTCTTATTTACAAAGCGATGCCAATGTGAAAAAAATATCATCGCACATTACTAAAAAAGTGGCCGACAAACTCGAAGAGATGTTCAAAAACGACCGTGCCGACTTCGAAAAAAAATGGGATCACATTCAGGTGTTCATTCAATACGGAATGTTGACCGATGAAAAATTTTATGAGCGTGCACAGAAGTTTGCTTTATTAAAAAATCACGAAGGGAATTACTACACACCGGCGGAATACACCGAAAAAATCAAAGCGATTCAAACCGATAAAAACAATCGCATTGTTTACCTCTATGCGCCATCAACCGCAACACACGATAACTACATCGAATCTGCCAAAGAACGTGGTTACGATGTTTTAATTATCGAAGGTCCGCTTGCACCGCATTTTATTTCCAAGCTCGAAAGCAAAATGGAAAACGCATCCTTTGTTCGGGTAGATGCAGACACCATGGACAATCTGATTAAAAAAGATGATCAGCAACCCAGCAAATTATCGGAAAAAGAACAGGAAGAATTAAAACCGGTGTACCAGGAATTAATCGACGCCTCCAAATTTACCGTTCAATTTGAAAGCATGAGCGAAACGGATGTTCCTGCTATGGTTACCCAAACTGAATTTATGCGTCGCATGAAAGAACAGGAAGCACTTGGCGGCGGAGGATTTTACGGAACCCTGCCTGAAATGTACAACCTTGTTGTAAACAGCAATCACCCGATTACCTCAAAAATTTTAAAAGAAGAAAATCCGGAGCGAAAAAAAGTAATTACCCGCCAGGTGGTGGATCTTGCTTTATTGTCGCAAGGTTTACTAAAAGGAAAAGAATTGTCGGATTTCATGAAACGCACAGCAGATTTGATCACTAAATCATGA
- a CDS encoding LemA family protein, with protein MKKGTIILLSIVGFFVIILISMISTYNGIVSAEANVNQKFEDIQAQYQRRFDLIPQLVATVQMNAANEKDILTKVTQYRAGITDAKNAGDIEKMEPVAQDIRTALNFQMEAYPTLQSPAAFRDLQAQLEGTENRIAKARTDFNSAVKDYNIRIKRFPNNMFNAFFGFEPKVGFTITNAAAENPVDVRSEFKKGEE; from the coding sequence ATGAAAAAAGGAACTATTATTTTACTTTCTATTGTCGGATTTTTTGTGATCATACTTATTTCCATGATAAGTACTTACAATGGAATCGTTTCTGCAGAGGCGAATGTTAATCAGAAATTTGAGGATATTCAGGCACAATATCAGCGTCGTTTCGATCTCATTCCTCAACTCGTTGCTACCGTTCAAATGAATGCTGCAAATGAAAAAGACATTTTAACCAAAGTAACGCAATACCGCGCCGGGATTACGGATGCAAAAAATGCAGGCGACATTGAAAAAATGGAACCTGTAGCACAGGATATCCGCACCGCACTTAATTTTCAAATGGAGGCTTATCCCACATTACAAAGTCCCGCCGCTTTCCGCGATTTACAAGCGCAGTTAGAAGGGACAGAAAATCGTATTGCCAAGGCAAGAACCGATTTCAACAGTGCGGTTAAAGATTACAACATCCGCATTAAGCGATTCCCGAATAATATGTTCAACGCATTTTTTGGATTTGAGCCGAAGGTAGGATTTACCATTACCAACGCTGCTGCAGAAAATCCGGTAGATGTGCGCTCTGAATTTAAAAAGGGAGAAGAATAA
- a CDS encoding TPM domain-containing protein has product MPNLFSSEEILKIEQEISLAEEKTSGEIRVFIDEKCRIDVLDRAAYIFKQLEMDKTQERNGVLIYLASRDRKFAIIGDKGINEKVPENFWNAIRDTMQQLLKNENYFEAVCTAIEQSGTELAKFFPRKEDDQNELSNEILFGK; this is encoded by the coding sequence ATGCCGAATCTTTTTTCCTCCGAAGAAATTTTAAAAATAGAACAGGAGATCTCGCTGGCAGAAGAAAAAACTTCCGGCGAGATCCGGGTTTTTATTGATGAGAAATGCAGAATTGATGTCCTGGACCGCGCCGCTTATATTTTTAAGCAACTCGAAATGGACAAAACCCAGGAACGTAATGGCGTCTTAATTTACCTGGCCTCCCGCGACCGTAAATTCGCCATTATTGGTGATAAAGGAATCAATGAAAAAGTTCCGGAAAATTTTTGGAATGCCATTCGCGATACGATGCAGCAATTACTGAAAAACGAAAATTACTTCGAAGCAGTTTGCACAGCGATTGAACAATCCGGAACCGAATTGGCAAAATTTTTCCCGCGAAAAGAAGATGATCAGAATGAATTGTCGAACGAAATTCTATTCGGTAAATGA